Proteins encoded within one genomic window of Candidatus Hepatobacter penaei:
- the clpP gene encoding ATP-dependent Clp endopeptidase proteolytic subunit ClpP produces MNTLVPMVIEQTSRGERSFDIFSRLLKERIIFLTGPVDDHVSSLICAQMLFLESEEPEKDIFFYINSPGGVVTSGLAIFDTMQYIKSDVSTLCFGQAASMGSLLLCAGAKGKRHILPNARVMIHQPLGGAQGQATDMEIQVREILSVKKRIHEIYRQKTGKSLKDIENNMERDRFFTAEEAVEFGLVDKVVTHRGAKNAK; encoded by the coding sequence ATGAATACACTTGTTCCCATGGTCATTGAGCAAACATCGCGCGGGGAGCGGTCGTTTGACATTTTTTCTCGCCTGCTAAAAGAGCGCATCATCTTTCTGACAGGGCCTGTGGATGATCATGTGTCCAGCCTCATTTGCGCGCAGATGCTTTTTTTGGAATCAGAAGAGCCTGAAAAAGATATTTTCTTTTATATCAACTCCCCCGGTGGCGTTGTCACCTCAGGCCTGGCGATTTTTGACACGATGCAATACATCAAGTCTGATGTGTCGACCTTGTGCTTTGGGCAAGCGGCGTCTATGGGGTCTTTGCTTTTGTGTGCGGGGGCAAAGGGGAAACGGCATATCCTGCCTAATGCCCGCGTCATGATCCACCAACCGCTGGGGGGCGCGCAAGGTCAGGCCACCGACATGGAAATCCAGGTGCGTGAAATTCTTTCTGTGAAAAAACGCATTCATGAGATCTATCGCCAGAAAACAGGAAAATCTCTGAAAGACATTGAAAATAATATGGAAAGAGATCGGTTTTTTACGGCTGAAGAAGCTGTAGAATTTGGCCTTGTGGACAAGGTGGTGACTCATCGCGGAGCCAAGAATGCCAAATAA
- a CDS encoding trigger factor: MSVKEVEKRGLYQKVEITVATKVVEDLFEDELQRWGSQQKIAGFRPGKIPPPILKAKFGEHALREAISRAISDEGARFFKDKNIEVARQPAYAIVSQPSLQDMAKPLVFSIAFDLKPQVGKVSLDDLTLSQAKISIKDKDVDEVLEAWAQNYKKSVEIKRPSKPGDILVVNVEVTPPGKPGQTMEGMELWVHEQDMGEALFKKCVGVKPGDVVERKTPIPKSEADKTIAGKKVPTKYTVVAVKERTALAGVKDLPEALGVKAMDDVRKKAQDELKAKAEKLSFFWLKRQILDYLAKHNTQDMPESLVTEEYQKLWQTAWLEAGLPVRDMPKTFGQAVPSSASPEEKKAAKAHAEALHKTFDKTEKELDTFFKNVSHRRVCLGFVLSGLGETLGVSLTEEELKGAILAEMQQHPGREQQVLAYYQKNPAAVDALKGPLFEDKIVRALIEKKKPQQEETFSLAGIEKRLEEEESVQPKAS, translated from the coding sequence ATGTCAGTCAAGGAAGTGGAAAAACGTGGGCTCTACCAAAAGGTGGAGATCACCGTGGCAACCAAGGTGGTTGAAGATTTGTTTGAGGATGAACTCCAACGCTGGGGGTCACAGCAAAAGATAGCCGGGTTTCGCCCTGGCAAGATTCCTCCGCCCATCTTGAAAGCAAAGTTTGGTGAGCACGCCTTACGTGAAGCCATTTCGCGCGCCATTTCGGATGAGGGCGCTCGTTTTTTTAAGGACAAAAACATTGAGGTGGCGCGCCAGCCTGCCTATGCCATCGTTTCACAACCTTCTCTTCAGGATATGGCCAAGCCTTTGGTGTTTTCCATCGCCTTTGATCTGAAACCTCAGGTGGGTAAGGTGTCTTTGGATGACTTAACGTTGTCGCAAGCAAAGATATCCATCAAAGATAAAGATGTGGATGAGGTCTTAGAGGCATGGGCGCAAAATTATAAAAAATCTGTGGAGATCAAAAGACCCAGCAAACCCGGTGACATTTTGGTGGTGAATGTTGAGGTGACGCCGCCAGGCAAACCTGGACAAACCATGGAAGGCATGGAGCTTTGGGTGCATGAGCAAGATATGGGGGAAGCACTTTTCAAAAAGTGTGTGGGTGTGAAGCCAGGGGATGTGGTGGAAAGAAAAACACCTATTCCCAAATCAGAGGCGGATAAAACCATTGCCGGCAAAAAAGTGCCTACTAAATATACCGTGGTGGCTGTGAAGGAGCGCACTGCCCTGGCAGGGGTCAAGGATCTGCCCGAAGCTTTGGGTGTGAAGGCGATGGATGATGTGCGTAAGAAAGCTCAGGACGAATTGAAGGCAAAGGCTGAAAAACTTTCCTTCTTTTGGTTAAAAAGACAAATCCTTGATTATTTGGCCAAACATAACACCCAGGATATGCCTGAGAGCCTGGTGACAGAAGAATATCAAAAACTTTGGCAGACAGCGTGGCTGGAGGCCGGGTTACCTGTGCGTGACATGCCAAAAACCTTTGGACAGGCTGTGCCATCATCGGCGTCCCCTGAGGAGAAAAAAGCGGCCAAGGCTCATGCAGAAGCCCTTCACAAGACGTTTGATAAAACAGAGAAAGAGCTGGACACCTTTTTTAAGAACGTATCCCACCGCCGTGTGTGCCTGGGGTTTGTGTTGTCAGGGCTTGGGGAAACCTTGGGTGTTTCTTTGACCGAAGAAGAGCTTAAAGGCGCCATTCTGGCAGAGATGCAACAGCATCCTGGCCGTGAGCAACAGGTGTTGGCCTATTATCAAAAAAATCCGGCCGCCGTTGACGCTTTGAAAGGCCCTTTGTTCGAAGATAAAATTGTACGCGCATTGATTGAAAAAAAGAAACCTCAACAAGAGGAAACTTTTTCTTTAGCAGGGATTGAAAAGCGCCTTGAAGAGGAAGAGTCTGTGCAGCCGAAAGCATCGTGA